The following coding sequences are from one Mytilus trossulus isolate FHL-02 chromosome 8, PNRI_Mtr1.1.1.hap1, whole genome shotgun sequence window:
- the LOC134681772 gene encoding piRNA biogenesis protein EXD1-like, whose amino-acid sequence MATKRKINTSGTDDTEEQTSSEVKTKRVKVSLESSSGSLTKENVEKSNQSSDKNVEEKEEKVARKDDHGTMIPITINIGRSETSTYKYVDTKDKFIEVMKELQEKIRNKQMIAVDCEGVNLSRFGSVTLINIGTRDLVYLIDILKIGDSVFDDGLRSILENSGIEKLMFDCREDADALLHIHKVKLNGVLDVQILEVNNRIHVYRNGYTKIRSLKHCLEEYVNDDTLLNAKLQGRSSMSMSSNIWEKRPLEENMLKYASVDILGLFKLYDELRTRMGHIVWKAASSRYCDSTRSRNRTQRDGSGILPKGIIL is encoded by the coding sequence ATGGCAACTAAACGCAAAATAAACACGTCAGGCACAGATGACACAGAAGAACAAACTAGCAGTGAGGTCAAAACCAAAAGAGTAAAAGTTTCTTTAGAAAGTTCATCAGGATCATTGACAAAAGAAAACGTCGAGAAAAGCAATCAATCTTCAGATAAAAATGTTGAGGAGAAGGAAGAGAAGGTTGCCAGAAAGGATGACCATGGTACTATGATTCCTATTACCATCAACATTGGTAGGAGCGAAACCAGCACTTACAAATATGTTGACACGAAGGATAAGTTTATTGAAGTCATGAAAGAGCTCCAGGAAAAGATAAGAAATAAGCAAATGATAGCTGTTGATTGCGAAGGAGTAAATTTGTCAAGATTTGGATCAGTAACACTGATTAATATTGGCACTCGAGATTTAGTCTATCTAAtcgatattttgaaaataggGGACAGCGTATTCGATGATGGTCTCCGTTCTATACTCGAGAACAGTGGAATAGAAAAACTGATGTTCGACTGCCGAGAAGATGCCGATGCTTTATTACATATTCACAAAGTCAAACTTAATGGAGTACTAGACGTTCAAATACTAGAGGTGAACAATcgaatacatgtatacagaaaTGGATATACTAAGATCAGAAGCCTTAAGCATTGCCTAGAGGAATATGTAAACGACGACACATTATTGAATGCCAAGTTACAAGGACGATCGAGTATGAGTATGTCGAGTAATATTTGGGAGAAAAGGCCACTGGAAGAAAACATGTTGAAATATGCAAGTGTTGATATTCTTGGTCTTTTCAAACTCTATGATGAACTTCGTACTAGAATGGGTCATATCGTCTGGAAAGCAGCATCAAGTCGATATTGTGACAGTACTCGTTCAAGAAACAGAACGCAGCGTGATGGCAGCGGAATTTTACCAAAAGGCATAATATTATAA
- the LOC134680747 gene encoding probable serine/threonine-protein kinase clkA encodes MKAVVIFSCLFMTVCGMGIQKRNADLGEINSDNDDVAIDSLMNYLRKRWSIGSGNKGNNNQANNNNDIGNSHVENNKDTHVAGFGNIGDFGKKRDWSNEEKKWSIGSGNKGNGNQANNNNNIGNSYEENNKNTHVAGIGNIGDFGKKRSWSNEDKRWDIGSGNTGNGNQANNNQNIGNSHVENNKKTHVAGIGNMGDFGRKRDWNIGSGNTGNHNSANGNSNIGNSEKYDDKNTNVYGVGNIGDFGRKRDWSYEGKRWSIGSGNKGNGNTANDNSNIGNSYEENNKDTNVIGAGNFGNFDGKR; translated from the exons ATGAAGGCTGTAGTAATATTTAGCTGTCTGTTCATGACAGTATGTG GAATGGGTATTCAAAAGAGAAATGCAGATCTTGGAGAAATAAATAGTGACAATGATGATGTCGCCATTGATTCCCTGATGAACTATCTCAG GAAAAGGTGGAGTATAGGCAGTGGCAACAAAGGAAATAATAACCAAGCAAACAACAACAACGACATTGGTAATTCGCATgtagaaaataataaagataCACATGTAGCGGGTTTCGGGAATATCGGAGACTTTGGAAAGAAACGTGACTGGTCAAATGAAGAGAAAAAGTGGAGTATAGGAAGTGGCAACAAAGGAAATGGTAATCAagcaaacaacaacaacaacatcgGTAATTCAtatgaagaaaataataaaaatacacatGTAGCCGGGATAGGAAATATCGGAGACTTTGGAAAAAAACGTAGCTGGTCAAATGAGGATAAAAGATGGGATATAGGCAGTGGCAACACAGGTAATGGGAATCAAGCAAACAACAACCAAAATATCGGTAATTCTCatgttgaaaataataaaaaaacacatgtagCGGGAATAGGCAATATGGGAGACTTTGGAAGGAAAAGGGACTGGAATATTGGAAGTGGCAATACAGGCAATCATAATTCTGCAAATGGCAATAGTAACATCGGCAATAGCGAGAAGTATGATGACaagaatacaaatgtatatggcGTCGGAAATATCGGAGACTTTGGAAGAAAACGTGACTGGTCTTATGAAGGTAAACGATGGAGTATAGGAAGTGGCAACAAAGGGAATGGTAACACTGCAAATGACAACAGCAACATTGGTAATTCGTATGAAGAGAATAATAAAGATACAAATGTTATAGGAGCTGGAAATTTCGGAAACTTTGATGGGAAACGATAA